The genome window ACGTCTGTTCCCTTGTCCATTAGCGGAAGGTTGCTGGAACGCATTTCCGCTATCAGGTCATTCTCCTGCTGAATGATGGTTGCCTTGAGATCCTCGATGGATTGCCGCAGGTCCTCAAACGCCTTTTGTGCACCTGCAGTTTCGCGTTCCGCATCTTCTTCCTTAAAAAGTTCGGCGACCTTGTCGGAAACCTTAGCCGCCAGCGCGGGATTCGTGCTTTGCAGCGTGATATTGACGATGTTGGTCCGCTCGACCTGCTGAACATTCAGCCCGCCCGCGAGGATAGCGGCATAGCTCTCAGCCCTGACATTTTCTTCGGGCGTTAGCTGGACGTCCTGCTTTTTGCCGGGCTCGATCGAGCTTTCATTTACTACCGGCAGTGAATTCTCGCCCGTGGAAGGCTTTTGGCCGCCGGAAAAAAGTGATCTGAGCCCCCCGAACAAGCCGCGTCCCTGCCCGTCAAACAAGTTTGGCTCGCGATGCAAATTTAGCGCGACGACAACGCGCTTCATCAGGTCCTGATTCTGGAGCAGTTGGAGCTGTGTATTGTAATACTTTGTATCGTCACCAAAATTGATGTTGATCGCGTCCTTTCGGGTGACCTCGGGCTTCCGTGGCTCGATGATCATGCTGGCCTGAGCCTGATAAACCGACGGCTGGCGATACGAATAGAACGCAGCCGCAGCCGTCGTGATCAAGGTGATCGCGAGAATTATCGGCAGCCGCTTGTAGACGATATTGAAATACTGTCTGAGCGAACGCTTGCCTTCGAGCGAATCTTCGTAAGAGCTCGAATAGCCGATGTAGTCACCCTGCGTGTGCTGCAGGTCCTGTGTTAGCGGCAACGGCGTCAGCCGCTGATCATTTTCCATACTGCTCTGAAAGCCAACCAAAAAAAGGGGCGTAAACCTGTTTTATACCATAATTACGCCGAGTTTTCAGAAAAGTGCCGGACCGGTGCCGTGTTGTTTGGCCGCCTGCACGGGTGTATAGTCGAAGTTTGCTCAGGTGCGCGAGATCCGCGCATAGGGCGACAAGATGACGGAGCACTCTGCAAACCAACCACTGCAACTGGGCATTGACGGCTTTGATTACGCCGATCTCTACGACGCCGCCCGGCTAAAGGACTTAGCAGAATGTTTTTACGATGAGGTCGAAAGGGACGAACCAATATTGGCGGAAGCCCTCAGAAAGTACATCGCTACCGGCAGTGAGGGCATGGAACGCCGTGTCGAGTCGAAAATATTGACGGATGCGGCCCCGCATTTATCAAGCTTCATAGCTCGCTTGTTCTGCATAAATGACGAACGTACCGATCTTTCGAAGGACATCACGGTCCAGAATGCGGTCTGGCGCTACAAGTTCTTTGTGCAGCGGCGTGCGGCCAAGAAGTTCTCGCCTGAGCTTGTGGACGAACTCAACGAGGCCGAGCTTTGGCGCGCTTTGACCGAACTGAGGAATGCGGCATTCAGTGACACCCTGCGATTCGATGACGAATTGTCGATTGCAACGATGACCTGTTCCCTCCTCGATGCAGAGACGGACATCGAGAAGAACGAAGATATCTCGCCCGCGACCCGTCAAACGGTCGGGGACGTATCGAAGGCCTACGAGAAACTCAAGGATTCGGCATTCGGCAAACTCTTCTCAGAGTATGTGCTCAAGGGCGATGCGACCGGCAGCTTGCTGACGATCACCGCCGCTCTTCATCTGGCCGAGGCATGGTCGGCAACCGCTTTTCACAAAAGGTCGAAGGGCTGGCATGCGTTCAAAGTGCCTCATGCACTCGATTACATGAATCTCGTCCACCTCATCCATCCCGAACCCAAGCTGCACAACATCATGCGAGGGCGGGACGAAGAATTGCGGCGGCGCGACGGCTTTAAGCTAACGGACGACCGCGGCACGATGCGCGACTCGCTTTACGAGATCGACTACTGCATGATCTGCCACGAACGCGAGAAGGATGCCTGCCGGACCGGCCTCCGCGAAAAGGATGGCTCTGTACATCGCAATCCGCTTGGCATTAAGTCCGAGGGTTGTCCGCTCGATGAGCGTATCTCCGAGATGCACATGCTCAAGAAGCAGGGTGACGCCATAGGGGCGCTCGCCCTCGTCACGATCGACAATCCGATGTGTGCCGGAACCGGCCACCGGATCTGCAACGACTGCATGAAGGGCTGCATCTTTCAGAAGCAGGAACCGGTTAACATTCCGCTCGCTGAGACATCAGCACTTACTGACGTTCTCGATCTGCCGTGGGGCTTTGAGATCTACAGCCTGTTGGCCCGGTGGAATCCGCTCAACGCTAAACGCCCTTATCCCATGCCTTACAATGGCAAGAACGTGCTCGTCGTCGGGCTCGGCCCGGCCGGCTACACGCTCGCAAATTATCTTCTAAATGAAGGTTTTGGCGTCATCGGCATCGACGGACTGAAGATCGAACCGTTGCCAACCGAATGGACGGGTTTGCCGAAACAGGGAGCTGACGCTAACCAGCGCTGTTTCCCCAAACCCGTGAAGGAACTCTCGGAGATTACCGAGGAACTCGATGAGCGCATCCTCTCGGGCTTTGGCGGTGTTTCCGAGTACGGCATTACGGTACGTTGGGACAAGAACTTCCTCACGATGGTCCAATTGATGCTCACGCGTCGAAAGCGATTTCGGGCGTACGGCGGCGTGCGCTTCGGCGGAACCCTAACGATCGAAGACGCATGGGAATACGGTTTTGACCACATCGCTATCGCAACCGGTGCGGGACGCCCAACGATCGTTCCAATGAAGAACAACCTCATTCGCGGCATCCGCCAAGCGAGTGATTTCCTGATGGCGTTACAACTTACGGGCGCGTTCAAGAAAGATACGCTGTCGAACCTTCAGGTCCGTCTGCCTGCCGTTGTCATCGGCGGGGGCCTGACCGGCATCGACACGGCGACGGAGCTTTTTGCCTATTACCCTGTGCAGGTAGAGAAAATGCTGCACAAATACGAGCAGGTAGTCGATGAATTTGGTGAGGATTACGTCAGAAAGACCTTTGATCCCGAGGAGCTAGCGGTGCTGCCGGAGTTTCTCGATCACGCCCGCCAGATCCGTGCCGAACGTGAACGAGCATCAGCAAAGGGCGACGAGCCTGATCTCGTGTCCTTAGTTCGCGGCTGGGGCGGCGTATCGCTGGTGTATCGCAAACGGCTGCAGGACTCGCCCGCGTACCGGCTCAATCACGAAGAGGTCCAGAAAGCGCTCGAAGAAGGCATCGATTTTGTCGAATGCATGTCGCCGACCGAAGCCGTGCCGGATGAGTTTGGGGCTGTGAAGGCTATCAAATTTGAGCGTCTGGAACACATCGAAGAGACGGGCAAATTTGAGAAAACGGGTGAGATACACGAATTCGCCGCTCGAACCGTCTGCGTCGCCGCAGGCACATCGCCAAACGTGATCTATGAGAAGGAAAAGCCGGGCACATTCCAACTTGACGAATGGCGCCAATTCTTCCGGCCATACCGGCTAACGAAAGGCGGTGACGGCCAATTCCACGCTGTTCCGGCTGAAGAGGGCGAAACGGGCTTCTTTACAAGTTATGAGCACGACGGCAAGTTCATCTCATACTACGGTGATAATCATCCGCAATACGCAGGAAACGTCGTAAAAGCGATGGCCTCCGCTAAACATGGTTATCCGAAGGTCGTTGAGCTGTTTGCGGACGAATTGGACAGCCGTGGCGATTTGCCGCAGGCCGAGAAGGACGCGATCTTTGACAAGCTCGAGGCAACACTCGATGAGCAGTTGCGGGCATATGTTGTAAGGGTCGAGCGATTGACGCCGACGATTGTCGATGTTGTCGTGAAAGCTCCGCTGCAGGCTCGCAAGTTTGAGCCCGGCCAATTCTATCGGCTGCAGAATTTTGAGACGACTGCTCCGGTCGTTGACGGCACGCGCCTTTTGATGGAAGGCCTCGCCCTGACCGGTGCGTGGGTCGATGAGGAAAAGGGCCTGCTGTCTATGATCGTTCTCGAGATGGGAACATCGTCGCGGCTCTGTTCGCTTCTTAAGGAAGGTGAGGAAGTTCTCGTCATGGGCCCGACCGGCACGCCGACAGAGATCCCGGAAAACGAGACCGTCTTGCTCGCGGGCGGCGGTCTCGGTAATGCGGTCCTGTTTTCTATCGCAAGGGCTCTGCGAGAGAGGAGCAACAAGGTCATCTATTTCGCAGGCTACAAGAATGGAGACGACCTGTTCAAACGCGAAGAGATCGAGAATGCCACCGACGAGGTCGTATGGGCGACCGATTGGGGCACCGAAATCGCGCCGCAGCGGCCGCAGGACGCGCACTTCCGAGGCAACATCGTTCAGGCGATGATTGCCTATGCCGAGGGCAAGCTCGGCCCGCAAAGTGTTGACCTCAAACGAGTTGACCGCATCATCGCAATCGGCTCCGACCGCATGATGAACGGCGTCCGCGAGGCACGCCACACGACGCTCAAGCCATATCTAAACGAACAGCATGTTGCTATCGGCTCGATCAACTCGCCAATGCAGTGCATGATGAAAGAGGTCTGCGCCCAATGCCTGCAGCGCCACGTCAATCCACACACAGGCGAGGAATTCTTCGTCTTCTCATGCTTCAACCAGGACCAGCATCTGGATTTTGTCGATTTTAAGAACCTCAACGACCGATTGAAGGCAAATAGCATTCAGGAAAAGCTGACAAACCTGTGGCTGGATCGGACGTTTGGGAAAGACGAGTTTAGGAAGCAAATGGCAGGTTAATCACCCCAAGAACCTCTCCGACCGTATCGCCCCTGCGATTCTTGATCGGCGACGGTGAGAGTTCTGTAAGGTCGTTTCTCAACAGAATATCCAGCTGACGCAACAGCTCGATAGCGATCACCGGACGTCCGCGAACGTCGTCGCCGTCCGCGACCTTGAGAGCAATGCCAAGGCCCTTGGGCCAGCGGTCGCATGGCAAGACGCCGCAGAGCCAGACGCCGTCGGCGCCGACTTTTGAGATTATGCGGCCCGGGGCGGCGAGCATCAGTTTTGTGTCGAGGCGTTCGCTGCCGCCGATTAGTTCGGGGTGAGCGATCATTGCGGCAACTATCCGAGAGCAGGCGGCCCGTGTAGGTGCGGGGAACTTCGCCGGCGAGATCAGGTTGATGAAGCTCTTTGCCATCGATCTAACCGGCACGGCAAAGTTTGGTGCCGCACAACCGTCGATCCCGATGGCGATCTCTTCTTCGGGCACCTCGGAAAAATCAGCGATGCATCGGAGGATCCGTTTCTGGATACGGTGCCCCGGTAACTCATAATCCTCGATCGACGCACCGATATGCTTGGCGAATGCGAGCATCGCGGCGTGCTTGCCGCTGCAGTTATTGTGCAGTTGGGATGGTTCTTGGCCGGCACGCTGCATACGTTTTGTTTCGTCCTCGCTGAATGGCAAATGTGAGCCACATCTTAAGAACGATTCATCAAGCCCGATCTTTTGCATCATGTGGGCCGCAACCGCAAGGTGAACCGGTTCACCTGAATGTGATGCCGCGGCTAATGCGATCTCCTTCTCAGAAAATCCAAAAGCGTCCACAGCACCGCTCGTTATGCACGGGATAAGCTGAAACGCCTTACATGCTGAGCGAAAGTACGTGATGGTTGAAGGGTCGCCAAGCTCATAGACGGTCCTGCCTTCGCCATCGACGATGCAGAGGTGTCCGGTATGAACCGACTCGACCGTGTCGCCGCGAATGACATTAGCTAGAGTTTCAGTGGGCATAATAGGTCATTTTGCCGAAGCCAGCATCGTGCGTGCGTTTGCGCGAGCAGCATCGGTGATCTGTTCACCGGCGAGCATGCGAGCGATCTCGTCGATCTGCTCGGCGGCATCGATATCTCGAACAGCGATGCGTGTCCTCCCATGCTCAACCGATTTCTCAACCAGAAAGTGCCGATCCGCGAGGCTCGCGATCTGCGGCTGGTGCGTGACGCAGAATACTTGCTGTGTAGCGGCCAGTGACTTCAGCTTTCGCCCTACGGCCTCGGCAACGCGTCCACCGATGCCGATGTCTACCTCATCAAAAACTGCCGTCGTGCCAACATCCCTCGACCGCGAAGCAGTTTTGAGTATCAGCATCAGCCGTGATGCCTCGCCTCCTGACGCGACCTTGGCGAGCGGCCTCGGCGGCTCGCCTGGATTTGCGGAGAAGTAGAATTCAACACGATCCGTACCGTTCGCCGTGAACTCACCGTCAGCAACGATCCGAACCTCGAACCGTGCTTTATCGAGCGCAACGTCCTTCAAATCAATCTCGACCTGTTTTGCAAACCTTGTCGCGGCCTTGGCCCTGGCGTCGTGCAACTTGCCCGCCGCCGCAAGGTAACCCTGTTCGAGCACGGTGAGATGTCTATTAAGTTCTTCTTCGCGTAGCTCGGCGGTATCGATATGCGACAAGCGTTCCTCAGAGACGTGCAGATAATCGAGCACCGCATCGATCGTCTCACCGTACTTCCGCTTCAGTCGCGATATCTCAGCCAGACGGTTCTCGATCTCGTCGAGTCGCGACGGAGAGAATTCGAGGTACGCCGCGAAATCGCGTGCCGTCGTACCCAGTTCTGCGATCACCGCCCTCGCCGCATCGAGCTCTTCGTTAAATCCGCGAAACTGCTCGTCATACTCCGCCAGTTCTTGTATGGCTTTAGCACCGCGATCCAGAGTCGCGAGCGTTGAATTCCCATCGTCGTAGAGCACGGTGAATGCTTCGCTGCTGAGGGCGGACAGTTTCTCTATGTTGTTTAGACGACGTTTTTCGGTTTCTAGCTCTACGTCCTCATCCACGGTCAGCGAGGCACGCTGGATCTCATCGACCTGAAACCTAAGTATGTCGATCAGTTGCAGTTTTTCTGATTCGTCCTTTTTCAACGACTCCAATTGATCGCGAACTTTCGACCATTCTCGATACGCATCGGCAACCGTCGCCCGCTCCGTATCGACACCGGCAAAATCATCAAGCATACCGATGTGTGTATCAACGTTGTAGAGAGCGGCCTGCTCGCCCTGGCCATGTATGTCCGCAAGCATGGAGCCGATGTTCTTCAAGAAACCCTGCGTGACGGATACCCCGTTGATAAACACACGATTGCGGCCCTCAAGAGATAACTCGCGCCGCACTATCAGTTCATCAGCAGGCTCTATGCCGGCATCGACAAGCGCTCTATGCAGATCTTTGTCTTGGGGCGAAAAGAGTCCTTCGATCACCGCCGTATCCTCGCCCTGCTTGATCAGGTCGGTCGAGACGCGGTCTCCTGTAAGCGCACCGAGGCTGTCAACAATGATCGATTTGCCCGAGCCGGTCTCGCCCGTGAGCAAATTGAGTCCGTGACCAAACTCTATGGCAAGATCGTCGATCAGGGCGACATTTCTGATCTTTAGCAGGTCGAGCATCGGCTACTTTCGCGGCACCACGCCGGCGCCCTTGATCCAACGGCCGAATGAGAAGATCGCGTCGGGCGGAAATCGTGTCTCAAGATCACCGGCACTCCAATCGATCGAACGGCTGCGCTTGTAAAACGCGAATTCAGCCAGCTCCTCGGCCTTGACCGAGGAGAAACGCTGAACGACGTAGAAGCCGCTGGCATCGTACACTTCAAGGCCTTTGCGGCCGCCAAGGCTGCCGACGTTCAGGATGACCACCGGCTTTGGAAAGCCCGCCCGACGACGCTGCGTGACGGCCGTGATATCGACGGTCGTTCCTGCCTGGCCGCTGCGAGGTGCCAGCGTTGCGTTCCGGAAAACAAAGTCCACCAGCATTCCCGAGCCGTTCTCAGGCAGCATGCGATAGACATTCGGGTCCTGCTTGGCCTCGCTGCCCGTCGCCAGGGCGTCAAACGCGGTCAGATATGCCACAAAGTTCAACCTAATGAGAAACATCTCATCCTTGCCATAATGTCCGCCCGTTTCGATCAATATCGCCGGAGTGCCCCATGCCGAGAAATTATCGCCAAACGCCGTAGGCGACCATTCATCAGCGTAGCGAGCCATGTGGCCCGGAATGAACTTTTGCAGCGCCAGCGTCATCGCGGACGCAAGCCGCATACTGCGTTCGTGGCCGAGGCTACTGGTTTTTGCCGCATCGCCGTAAACGACAAGAAATGAGATCGTCGCCTGTTTTCCCGTCCGGCCGACCGAGGTGAGCGAGTTTTGGTTGTGCAGGTTAAAGCCGATCGCCGGCTGCCACTCAGAGCGGAGCCGTTTGAGCAGCCTGGCCTCGGGCGTGGCTAGATTTACAGCATCGCGATTGATGTCGATGCCCTGGATGCTGCGACGTTGAAACAATTCCGAGCCATCCGGATTAAGCATCGGCACTGCTCGAATGGTTACCGCCTTTTCGATCCGCTTGACCCAGTCGAGGTTTCGATTTTTCTGAAGAAACGCGAACATATCGACGAGCGCGGACGTCGCCGTCGGTTCGTCGCCATGCATCTGTGACCACATAAAGACCTTTAGCGGCCCTTTGCCCCACTCGACCTGATAGATCTCACGACCGCCAAAGCTATCACCGACCTTATCGACCTTGATGCCGATCTTTTTCAGCTCATCGAGGTACTTCTCAAGGTCGGCGTGACGAACATCCGAAGGAAATATGTGCGATATGTGCGACCGATCCCAATCGGCAGCAAGCTGCTCGGGTGTTTGCGGCATGGCATTGAGGGAAAACAGTGATATTAGCAGGAACAAAAGCGATATGTGCCGCATATTTATAAAATACCTGCACGCCTTGGACTACGGCAAGTTATCGCATGTCACACCAAGGCCCGATAGACTGCCTCAGTGGCCTCGATCATCCTTTCGATGCTGTAATTTGCGGTAGCGATCACCTTAAGTTTGCACCCTAGCTCACGCCGCTCGTCATCGTGTTCGAGATGCCATAGGATGGCCTCGGCCATGCTCAATGGGTCTTTGATCGGTACGATAGCTTTCGAGTCAGGGATCAACTCAACAGCCCCGTCGGTGGCGGTTGCTACGACCGGACAGCCTGCCGCCATTGCTTCGAGTATCGCTAATCCAAAGCTCTCCGTATGTGATGGCGAAACAAAAAGATCAGCCGCCGTCAGCAATGGGGCCGTATCGTCCAGCCAGTCGAGCCAGAGGAAGTTGTTCTCCATGCCAAGGACTCGAACAAGACGCTTGAGCTCGCGTCGAAACTTCTTATCTAGCGAATGGTCAACGCCGGCGATGACAAATCTGGCGTCCGACCGACGCTTGATGACCTCATGGGCCGCGAGTACGAGATCGCGCTGGCCCTTTGCAACCTTGAGTTCACCTATCGAGGCGATAAGCGGCACATTCCGGGGTATCGAATGAAAATCACGGAACGCAACGCCCGACCCGCCACCGGTGACGGTATCCACGCAATTGAAATGCAGGCCGTTCGGTATGACGTGTATCTTCTTCGCTGAAAAGACGCGAGAAAGTTGGTCGCGGACGGACTCGGATACGGCTATCGCAGCATCGACATTCCCGAGAACAAAGCGGTGGAATGATTTCATCGGAAACATAACGTGTCGCGTCAATACCAGCCGCGTATCTGCCATTCGCGCGGCCGCGCTCGCAGCAACGTAGTCGCGGGCAACATGTGCGTGAATGATATCGATGCCGTTTTCGCGCGCAAAGCGTGCAATGCGCTTTGCGCTAAACATCC of Chloracidobacterium sp. contains these proteins:
- a CDS encoding FAD-dependent oxidoreductase; this encodes MTEHSANQPLQLGIDGFDYADLYDAARLKDLAECFYDEVERDEPILAEALRKYIATGSEGMERRVESKILTDAAPHLSSFIARLFCINDERTDLSKDITVQNAVWRYKFFVQRRAAKKFSPELVDELNEAELWRALTELRNAAFSDTLRFDDELSIATMTCSLLDAETDIEKNEDISPATRQTVGDVSKAYEKLKDSAFGKLFSEYVLKGDATGSLLTITAALHLAEAWSATAFHKRSKGWHAFKVPHALDYMNLVHLIHPEPKLHNIMRGRDEELRRRDGFKLTDDRGTMRDSLYEIDYCMICHEREKDACRTGLREKDGSVHRNPLGIKSEGCPLDERISEMHMLKKQGDAIGALALVTIDNPMCAGTGHRICNDCMKGCIFQKQEPVNIPLAETSALTDVLDLPWGFEIYSLLARWNPLNAKRPYPMPYNGKNVLVVGLGPAGYTLANYLLNEGFGVIGIDGLKIEPLPTEWTGLPKQGADANQRCFPKPVKELSEITEELDERILSGFGGVSEYGITVRWDKNFLTMVQLMLTRRKRFRAYGGVRFGGTLTIEDAWEYGFDHIAIATGAGRPTIVPMKNNLIRGIRQASDFLMALQLTGAFKKDTLSNLQVRLPAVVIGGGLTGIDTATELFAYYPVQVEKMLHKYEQVVDEFGEDYVRKTFDPEELAVLPEFLDHARQIRAERERASAKGDEPDLVSLVRGWGGVSLVYRKRLQDSPAYRLNHEEVQKALEEGIDFVECMSPTEAVPDEFGAVKAIKFERLEHIEETGKFEKTGEIHEFAARTVCVAAGTSPNVIYEKEKPGTFQLDEWRQFFRPYRLTKGGDGQFHAVPAEEGETGFFTSYEHDGKFISYYGDNHPQYAGNVVKAMASAKHGYPKVVELFADELDSRGDLPQAEKDAIFDKLEATLDEQLRAYVVRVERLTPTIVDVVVKAPLQARKFEPGQFYRLQNFETTAPVVDGTRLLMEGLALTGAWVDEEKGLLSMIVLEMGTSSRLCSLLKEGEEVLVMGPTGTPTEIPENETVLLAGGGLGNAVLFSIARALRERSNKVIYFAGYKNGDDLFKREEIENATDEVVWATDWGTEIAPQRPQDAHFRGNIVQAMIAYAEGKLGPQSVDLKRVDRIIAIGSDRMMNGVREARHTTLKPYLNEQHVAIGSINSPMQCMMKEVCAQCLQRHVNPHTGEEFFVFSCFNQDQHLDFVDFKNLNDRLKANSIQEKLTNLWLDRTFGKDEFRKQMAG
- a CDS encoding asparaginase, which produces MPTETLANVIRGDTVESVHTGHLCIVDGEGRTVYELGDPSTITYFRSACKAFQLIPCITSGAVDAFGFSEKEIALAAASHSGEPVHLAVAAHMMQKIGLDESFLRCGSHLPFSEDETKRMQRAGQEPSQLHNNCSGKHAAMLAFAKHIGASIEDYELPGHRIQKRILRCIADFSEVPEEEIAIGIDGCAAPNFAVPVRSMAKSFINLISPAKFPAPTRAACSRIVAAMIAHPELIGGSERLDTKLMLAAPGRIISKVGADGVWLCGVLPCDRWPKGLGIALKVADGDDVRGRPVIAIELLRQLDILLRNDLTELSPSPIKNRRGDTVGEVLGVINLPFAS
- the recN gene encoding DNA repair protein RecN, producing MLDLLKIRNVALIDDLAIEFGHGLNLLTGETGSGKSIIVDSLGALTGDRVSTDLIKQGEDTAVIEGLFSPQDKDLHRALVDAGIEPADELIVRRELSLEGRNRVFINGVSVTQGFLKNIGSMLADIHGQGEQAALYNVDTHIGMLDDFAGVDTERATVADAYREWSKVRDQLESLKKDESEKLQLIDILRFQVDEIQRASLTVDEDVELETEKRRLNNIEKLSALSSEAFTVLYDDGNSTLATLDRGAKAIQELAEYDEQFRGFNEELDAARAVIAELGTTARDFAAYLEFSPSRLDEIENRLAEISRLKRKYGETIDAVLDYLHVSEERLSHIDTAELREEELNRHLTVLEQGYLAAAGKLHDARAKAATRFAKQVEIDLKDVALDKARFEVRIVADGEFTANGTDRVEFYFSANPGEPPRPLAKVASGGEASRLMLILKTASRSRDVGTTAVFDEVDIGIGGRVAEAVGRKLKSLAATQQVFCVTHQPQIASLADRHFLVEKSVEHGRTRIAVRDIDAAEQIDEIARMLAGEQITDAARANARTMLASAK
- a CDS encoding peptidase M14 — encoded protein: MRHISLLFLLISLFSLNAMPQTPEQLAADWDRSHISHIFPSDVRHADLEKYLDELKKIGIKVDKVGDSFGGREIYQVEWGKGPLKVFMWSQMHGDEPTATSALVDMFAFLQKNRNLDWVKRIEKAVTIRAVPMLNPDGSELFQRRSIQGIDINRDAVNLATPEARLLKRLRSEWQPAIGFNLHNQNSLTSVGRTGKQATISFLVVYGDAAKTSSLGHERSMRLASAMTLALQKFIPGHMARYADEWSPTAFGDNFSAWGTPAILIETGGHYGKDEMFLIRLNFVAYLTAFDALATGSEAKQDPNVYRMLPENGSGMLVDFVFRNATLAPRSGQAGTTVDITAVTQRRRAGFPKPVVILNVGSLGGRKGLEVYDASGFYVVQRFSSVKAEELAEFAFYKRSRSIDWSAGDLETRFPPDAIFSFGRWIKGAGVVPRK
- a CDS encoding glycosyltransferase family 4 protein, whose amino-acid sequence is MRILQVSSARTFGGGERHFLDLCAGLGQRGHEVYAALRPTNEWQGRLDIETDRVLHVSIRNSFGMFSAKRIARFARENGIDIIHAHVARDYVAASAAARMADTRLVLTRHVMFPMKSFHRFVLGNVDAAIAVSESVRDQLSRVFSAKKIHVIPNGLHFNCVDTVTGGGSGVAFRDFHSIPRNVPLIASIGELKVAKGQRDLVLAAHEVIKRRSDARFVIAGVDHSLDKKFRRELKRLVRVLGMENNFLWLDWLDDTAPLLTAADLFVSPSHTESFGLAILEAMAAGCPVVATATDGAVELIPDSKAIVPIKDPLSMAEAILWHLEHDDERRELGCKLKVIATANYSIERMIEATEAVYRALV